One region of Chlamydia psittaci 6BC genomic DNA includes:
- the uvrA gene encoding excinuclease ABC subunit UvrA — translation MPSLPVRISGITVRNLKNISIEFLPGEIVLLTGVSGSGKSSLAFDTVYAAGRKRYISTLPSFFATTLSSLPEPNVESIQGLSPTIAVKQNHFAYHFHATVGSVTELSQHLALLFSLDGQARDPVSNKVLHLQSKEKILATLENIPEGTQITLLAPLPDTSSSAIQECVRQGYTKIRMHNEISSIYPFLSSPLTTDHPVDVVVDSFIKNESNNARMKVSLFAALQLGQGRCSIHSGSQEETFSTQVYIPETQQTYTPLTRQLFSPHSLEDRCFKCQGTGVLITIKDPSLIQKDLSIRENCCKLAGNCSTYFYHALYQSLADTLNFSLDTPWKQLPEHIQDTFLYGQNSLVLPVRLFDPALGKKSLTHKVWRGVLNDIGEKVRYGAKPSKYIPEGTTAVPCPKCQGIGIGEYASAATWQGKTFIELQKMPLDELFSLTSSITPSSKSVHEVLEGFNNRLATLIQLGLSYLTLDRASATLSGGEQERTALAKHLGAELSGITYILDEPSIGLHPRDTDKLIQVIQKLRSQGNSILLVEHDEHMISFADRIIDIGPRAGIFGGEVLFNGTPQEFLSKSNSLTAKYLRNELTIDIPKRRAKTQATLSLSHATTNNLKDVTISLPLERITAVTGVSGSGKSSLINDTLVPAMERLIQGKPEPHLRIDGGDISRVVHITRDLPGRSQRSISLTYIKAFDDLRELFSQLPKSKRLGLTKGHFSFNLPLGSCTECQGIGAVTLDDSTLIPCPLCHGKRFQPQILDVHYQGKSIADILEMTAYEAEKFFITTPHIHEKIHALCSLGLDHLPLGRPLSSLSGGEIQRLKLTYELLSPSKKPTLYILDEPTTGLHTHDIHALIQVLFSLTHQGHTVVIIEHNMHIVKTADHVIELGPEGGNLGGYVLASCSPEELILLDTPTAKALQPYFTKTPALPKCTKTSQNTHILRDISVKDAYHHNLKHIDVTLPRNALTAISGPSASGKHTLVFDILYASGNIAYAELFPYYVREALIKKTPLPKVESVRGLSPVIAIRKTGIKKNSRHSLASALDITDGLEKLFSLLGKPHCPLSGTLLEKITPQTLVAKLLHEYANSYVTITAPISSDEDLSIALEAKKKEGYLKLFANQEVYDLEEPLPEILEDPAIVIQHTKISQNHESSLLSSLTLAFSLSPTPKLHIHNHQGIVHSLAFNLGWQDALGNSYPNVTRKLLSREHIEGQCQQCYGSGNVLKLSLMDHKDKILNYSPIALFELFFPESSIKPILDLIKELKIAKTTPIKNLDIHTQELLFKGTNRYPGLERILLDHCNRVPSCPLLQPLLVHDICPTCSGWGIHTYAQHVRIGQTSIVDIYQQDTHFLKDFLNTLHDDQAQPIIQDLQNRLTFINKVGLSYITLGQQQNTLSDGEYYRLHLAKKISTNLTDIIYLLEDPLSGLHPKDVPTLVQLIKELIANNNTVIATDRSNVLKHYAEHTIHLGPGSGPQGGYLTTDTSVSLENEEYPQTPFKHTLDVRLTVHNITDLSVQAPLRSLVAIAGVSGSGKTSLLTEGFYKQAQKLIHNGYELFSHVILLDSHPLSSSQRSDISTYFDIAPSLRNFYASLTQAKALSITSSMFSTNTKQGQCADCLGLGYHLIDRAFYALEKRVCPTCSGYRIQPLAQEAVYEGKHFGKLLQTPIEELPILFPFLQRIQAPLQALIRAGLGYLPLGQNLSSLSLSEKISVKIAKFLYLPPKEPTLFLLDEIAASLDRNQKCQLQRLFRTLISQGHSIIYVDHDVHLLKQADYIIELGPGSGKYGGKLIFTGRPKDILASESSVLKTYMCGL, via the coding sequence ATGCCCAGCTTACCCGTTCGTATTTCTGGTATTACAGTTAGAAATCTGAAAAATATCTCTATAGAGTTTCTACCAGGAGAAATTGTTCTACTCACAGGAGTATCAGGATCTGGAAAATCTTCGTTAGCTTTTGATACTGTTTACGCTGCAGGAAGAAAACGGTATATATCCACTCTACCTTCATTTTTTGCGACGACTTTATCTTCTTTACCTGAACCTAACGTTGAAAGCATCCAAGGGTTATCTCCAACCATTGCTGTTAAGCAAAATCATTTTGCTTATCACTTTCATGCTACTGTCGGCAGTGTTACAGAACTTTCCCAACACCTTGCGTTGCTATTTTCTCTGGATGGGCAGGCTAGAGATCCTGTAAGCAACAAAGTGCTGCATCTACAAAGCAAAGAAAAGATTCTTGCAACACTTGAGAATATCCCTGAAGGCACGCAAATCACACTACTTGCTCCGTTACCAGATACCAGTAGCTCAGCAATTCAAGAGTGTGTCAGGCAGGGATATACGAAAATCCGTATGCATAATGAAATCTCATCCATCTATCCTTTTCTATCGTCTCCTCTGACTACTGATCACCCTGTCGATGTTGTCGTGGATTCTTTCATTAAAAATGAAAGTAACAATGCAAGAATGAAAGTCAGCTTATTCGCAGCGCTGCAACTAGGTCAGGGGCGCTGCTCTATACATTCCGGATCCCAAGAAGAAACCTTTTCTACACAAGTCTATATACCAGAAACCCAACAAACTTATACGCCATTAACACGACAATTGTTTTCTCCCCATAGCCTTGAAGATCGTTGTTTTAAGTGCCAGGGAACGGGAGTTCTTATTACTATTAAAGACCCTTCTCTTATTCAAAAGGATTTATCCATCCGGGAAAACTGTTGTAAGCTCGCTGGAAACTGCTCTACTTATTTTTACCATGCCCTTTATCAATCTCTGGCAGACACGTTAAACTTCAGCTTAGATACTCCTTGGAAACAGCTTCCTGAGCATATTCAGGACACCTTTCTCTACGGTCAAAACTCCCTAGTTCTTCCAGTACGCCTTTTTGATCCTGCACTTGGGAAGAAATCCCTGACCCATAAAGTGTGGAGAGGAGTTCTTAATGATATTGGTGAAAAAGTACGCTATGGAGCGAAACCTTCAAAATATATTCCTGAGGGGACCACAGCAGTCCCATGTCCTAAATGTCAAGGAATAGGGATCGGAGAATACGCATCTGCAGCCACTTGGCAAGGAAAAACTTTTATCGAACTTCAGAAAATGCCTCTTGATGAGTTGTTCTCTTTAACCTCTTCTATAACACCATCATCAAAATCTGTGCATGAGGTACTAGAAGGGTTCAATAATCGCCTTGCTACACTTATTCAGTTGGGTCTTTCCTACCTTACCTTAGATCGGGCCTCAGCAACGCTATCAGGAGGAGAGCAAGAGCGTACTGCTCTTGCTAAGCATCTTGGCGCTGAGTTATCAGGAATTACCTACATTCTTGATGAACCTTCCATAGGACTCCATCCTCGTGATACCGATAAGCTCATACAAGTAATTCAAAAACTACGCAGTCAAGGGAATTCCATTCTTCTTGTAGAACATGATGAACATATGATCTCTTTCGCAGACCGTATTATTGATATTGGTCCACGAGCAGGGATTTTCGGAGGTGAGGTACTATTTAACGGCACTCCTCAAGAATTTCTAAGCAAAAGCAACTCTCTAACAGCAAAATATTTACGAAACGAACTCACTATAGATATCCCCAAAAGACGTGCTAAAACACAAGCCACTCTTTCTCTATCTCATGCAACAACCAACAATTTGAAAGACGTGACCATTTCCCTACCTTTGGAAAGAATCACTGCGGTTACTGGTGTTTCAGGATCTGGAAAATCGTCTTTAATTAACGACACGTTAGTTCCTGCTATGGAACGTCTTATACAAGGAAAACCAGAACCTCACCTGCGCATAGATGGAGGGGATATTTCACGTGTTGTCCATATTACTCGCGACCTTCCTGGCCGCTCGCAACGTTCTATTTCCCTAACGTATATTAAAGCTTTTGATGATCTGCGAGAACTATTTTCCCAACTGCCTAAAAGTAAGCGGCTGGGGTTAACTAAAGGGCATTTTAGTTTTAATCTACCGTTAGGATCGTGCACGGAATGCCAAGGAATAGGGGCGGTAACTTTAGATGATTCTACCCTCATTCCCTGTCCGCTGTGTCATGGAAAACGTTTCCAACCCCAAATTTTAGACGTACATTATCAAGGGAAAAGCATCGCTGACATTTTAGAAATGACAGCATATGAAGCAGAGAAATTCTTTATAACTACTCCCCATATTCATGAAAAGATACATGCATTATGTTCTCTAGGTCTCGATCATCTTCCTTTAGGACGACCTTTATCCAGCTTATCAGGAGGAGAAATTCAGAGATTAAAGCTTACCTATGAGCTTCTTTCCCCCTCTAAAAAACCTACCCTCTATATTCTTGATGAGCCAACAACAGGCTTACATACTCATGACATCCATGCTCTTATCCAAGTTTTGTTTTCTCTTACACACCAGGGACATACGGTAGTGATCATAGAACATAATATGCACATTGTAAAAACTGCAGATCACGTCATTGAACTTGGCCCTGAAGGAGGAAATCTCGGTGGATATGTACTGGCCTCATGTTCTCCTGAAGAACTCATTCTCTTAGACACTCCTACAGCAAAAGCTTTGCAACCATATTTTACAAAGACCCCAGCTCTGCCTAAATGCACGAAAACAAGCCAGAATACGCATATTCTCAGAGATATTTCTGTTAAAGATGCTTATCATCACAACCTGAAACACATTGATGTTACGCTGCCACGTAATGCCTTAACAGCTATTTCTGGACCTTCAGCCTCAGGAAAGCATACTTTAGTTTTCGATATCCTTTATGCCTCAGGAAATATCGCTTATGCCGAACTCTTTCCTTATTATGTTCGTGAAGCTCTCATTAAAAAGACCCCTCTACCAAAAGTAGAAAGTGTTCGAGGATTATCTCCAGTTATTGCCATCAGAAAAACAGGAATAAAGAAAAACTCCCGACATTCCTTAGCTTCGGCCTTAGATATTACTGACGGGCTTGAAAAACTCTTTTCCCTTTTAGGGAAGCCCCACTGCCCATTATCAGGAACTCTCTTAGAAAAAATCACTCCACAAACTCTTGTTGCGAAACTTCTTCACGAGTATGCAAATTCTTATGTAACAATAACAGCGCCTATATCCTCAGATGAAGATCTCTCTATCGCTTTAGAAGCAAAGAAAAAAGAAGGGTATCTAAAATTATTTGCCAATCAAGAAGTGTATGATCTTGAAGAACCTCTCCCTGAGATTTTAGAAGATCCTGCTATCGTTATCCAACACACAAAAATCTCCCAAAACCACGAGTCCTCGCTTTTATCTTCTCTAACTTTAGCCTTTTCCTTATCCCCTACTCCCAAATTACATATTCATAATCATCAAGGGATTGTTCATTCACTAGCCTTTAATCTCGGCTGGCAAGATGCTTTAGGAAATAGCTACCCTAACGTTACACGCAAGCTTTTATCTCGCGAGCATATTGAAGGGCAATGTCAACAATGTTATGGATCAGGGAATGTTTTAAAACTCTCTTTAATGGATCATAAAGATAAAATTCTTAATTACTCTCCTATAGCTCTCTTTGAGCTCTTCTTCCCCGAAAGCTCCATAAAACCTATTCTCGATCTGATTAAAGAACTAAAAATTGCAAAAACTACGCCCATCAAAAATCTCGATATTCATACTCAAGAACTATTATTTAAGGGAACCAACAGATATCCAGGATTAGAAAGGATCCTTCTTGACCATTGTAACCGCGTTCCCTCCTGTCCTCTTTTACAACCTTTGCTCGTCCATGACATCTGCCCAACATGCTCTGGATGGGGAATTCACACATATGCTCAACATGTACGTATAGGGCAAACCTCCATTGTAGATATCTATCAACAAGACACCCACTTTTTGAAAGACTTCTTAAACACCCTTCACGATGATCAAGCTCAGCCGATTATACAAGATTTACAAAATCGTTTAACATTCATCAACAAGGTAGGTTTAAGCTACATTACCTTAGGACAACAACAAAATACTCTTAGCGATGGTGAATATTATCGCCTACACTTAGCAAAAAAAATCTCTACAAACCTTACGGACATCATTTATCTTCTTGAAGATCCTTTATCAGGTCTCCATCCTAAGGATGTTCCCACTCTAGTACAACTGATTAAAGAGCTCATTGCTAACAACAATACCGTTATTGCTACAGACCGCAGCAATGTATTAAAGCATTACGCAGAGCATACAATTCATTTAGGACCAGGATCTGGACCTCAGGGAGGGTACCTCACAACTGATACATCCGTATCTCTAGAAAATGAGGAGTATCCTCAAACTCCCTTTAAACATACTTTAGATGTACGTCTCACGGTTCATAACATCACGGATCTCAGTGTACAAGCTCCTCTCCGCAGCTTGGTTGCGATTGCTGGAGTATCGGGATCAGGAAAGACCTCATTGCTAACTGAAGGTTTTTATAAACAGGCTCAAAAGCTTATACACAATGGTTATGAGCTATTTTCTCATGTAATATTGTTAGATTCTCATCCTCTTTCTTCTTCACAACGTTCGGATATCAGTACGTATTTTGATATTGCTCCAAGTTTAAGAAACTTCTATGCATCGCTCACCCAGGCTAAAGCCTTAAGCATTACATCAAGTATGTTCAGTACAAATACTAAGCAAGGACAGTGTGCAGATTGTTTAGGATTAGGTTATCATCTAATCGACCGGGCTTTCTATGCATTAGAGAAACGCGTATGTCCAACGTGCTCAGGATACCGAATCCAACCCCTAGCTCAAGAAGCTGTTTATGAAGGGAAGCACTTTGGGAAATTACTACAAACTCCTATTGAAGAACTCCCTATACTCTTTCCTTTTCTTCAAAGGATTCAAGCTCCTTTACAAGCGCTTATACGGGCAGGACTGGGCTATTTACCTTTAGGCCAAAACCTCTCTTCTCTATCGCTTAGTGAAAAGATCTCTGTGAAAATAGCGAAATTTCTCTACTTACCTCCAAAAGAACCAACATTATTCCTACTCGATGAGATAGCGGCCTCCTTAGATAGAAATCAGAAATGCCAACTACAAAGACTATTCCGTACCCTGATATCTCAAGGACATTCGATTATTTATGTTGATCATGATGTGCATTTGCTGAAACAAGCAGATTATATCATAGAATTGGGGCCTGGCTCTGGGAAATATGGAGGGAAACTGATCTTTACAGGAAGACCAAAAGATATCTTAGCTTCAGAATCCTCTGTATTGAAAACGTACATGTGTGGGTTATAA